One window of Catenulispora sp. GP43 genomic DNA carries:
- a CDS encoding NUDIX hydrolase has translation MGDKHSVSVAGAVVREDGRVLAIRRHDNGAWEAPGGVLELDETVEAGLAREIREETGIEAEPVALTGVYKNMKVGVVALFFRCRQVGGAETLSEETTEVRWILPSEIETLMAPTMAVRLLDALSYDGQPQIRTHDGVQLLA, from the coding sequence ATGGGAGACAAGCATTCGGTCAGCGTCGCCGGCGCCGTCGTCCGCGAGGACGGGCGGGTCCTGGCGATTCGACGGCACGACAACGGAGCCTGGGAAGCGCCCGGCGGGGTGCTCGAACTCGATGAGACAGTCGAGGCCGGCCTGGCTCGCGAGATCCGCGAGGAAACCGGCATCGAGGCTGAGCCGGTCGCCCTGACCGGCGTGTACAAGAACATGAAGGTCGGAGTCGTTGCGCTCTTCTTCCGCTGTCGCCAGGTCGGCGGGGCCGAGACGCTGTCCGAGGAGACCACCGAGGTTCGTTGGATCCTTCCATCCGAGATCGAGACGCTCATGGCGCCGACGATGGCTGTCCGGCTGCTCGACGCGCTCTCCTACGACGGGCAGCCCCAGATCCGAACGCACGATGGCGTGCAGCTCTTGGCGTAG
- a CDS encoding protein phosphatase 2C domain-containing protein, with translation MEVTYTCQAAPGGRPNDDFVIATERYIVVLDGATAPAGVDSGCIHDVPWLVAQLGTHLARTLSTEQAAPLVEVLRSGIEATMASHADTCDLTNRDSPSTTVAILRRGAEDVEYAVLGDSAVIVEQRDGELVVGHDDRTSYLPAYGVEAVSQARNTEWGFWIASNRPDAADYAVTGLVPVSAAYRAAVVTDGITRLVERYGRSWADLLKRLDSHGPNQLVKDVRAEERATPAGQYRGKVHDDATAALCRF, from the coding sequence GTGGAAGTCACCTACACCTGTCAGGCTGCGCCCGGCGGCCGTCCGAACGATGACTTCGTGATCGCCACCGAGCGATACATCGTCGTTCTAGACGGCGCGACTGCCCCGGCCGGGGTGGACTCTGGCTGCATCCACGATGTGCCGTGGCTGGTCGCGCAACTGGGGACACACCTCGCGCGGACCCTGAGTACGGAACAGGCCGCGCCCCTGGTCGAGGTGCTGCGGTCGGGGATCGAGGCGACGATGGCTAGCCATGCCGACACGTGCGACCTTACGAACCGCGACAGCCCTTCGACGACCGTCGCGATCCTGCGCCGGGGTGCTGAGGACGTTGAGTACGCAGTGCTCGGTGACTCGGCCGTCATCGTGGAGCAACGCGACGGGGAACTCGTCGTCGGCCACGACGACCGAACCTCTTACCTGCCTGCCTACGGGGTCGAGGCGGTCAGCCAGGCCCGGAACACCGAATGGGGCTTCTGGATCGCCAGCAACCGACCCGACGCCGCCGACTACGCGGTGACCGGGTTGGTGCCGGTGTCAGCGGCGTACCGCGCGGCAGTCGTGACGGACGGCATCACTCGGCTGGTCGAGCGGTACGGCCGAAGCTGGGCCGACCTCCTGAAGCGCCTGGACAGCCACGGACCTAACCAGCTGGTTAAAGACGTTCGCGCTGAAGAGCGCGCCACCCCCGCCGGCCAGTACCGCGGCAAGGTCCACGACGACGCCACCGCCGCACTCTGCCGATTCTGA
- a CDS encoding GntR family transcriptional regulator has translation MSIDPTDPRSSSRQIADALREEIVSGHIGPKEKLPSERELVEKYGTASQTVKQAIGLLKAEGLVEGRKGSGVFVRQAPLITRVGMDRFSRSKRAAGRAAQQAEAEAAGLSWRQEVLHLGEVPAPAWVAELYGIAEGAPVFVRSRREWVGDQPNQLADSYYRLEVVEGTAIKELKTGPGGSYARLEEAGHQIIRFREELLARMPSPEEVRNLRLPAGVPVVRLRRTALTEDGPVEVFESVMAGDRFTFTYEFDAPE, from the coding sequence ATGAGTATCGATCCGACTGACCCGCGATCGTCGTCACGGCAGATCGCCGATGCACTGCGCGAAGAGATCGTCAGCGGACACATCGGGCCCAAGGAGAAGCTTCCGTCCGAGCGTGAGCTGGTCGAGAAGTACGGGACGGCCTCCCAGACCGTGAAGCAGGCGATCGGCCTTCTGAAGGCTGAAGGCCTGGTTGAGGGCCGCAAGGGCAGCGGTGTCTTCGTCCGCCAGGCCCCGCTTATAACGCGTGTGGGCATGGACCGCTTCTCCCGCAGCAAGCGGGCCGCCGGCCGCGCCGCTCAGCAGGCGGAGGCTGAGGCGGCGGGCTTGTCGTGGAGGCAGGAGGTCCTCCACCTCGGCGAGGTGCCCGCGCCGGCCTGGGTGGCTGAGTTGTACGGGATCGCGGAAGGCGCGCCCGTCTTCGTCCGTAGCCGGCGTGAATGGGTCGGCGACCAGCCCAACCAACTCGCGGATTCCTACTACCGGCTCGAAGTGGTCGAGGGGACGGCGATCAAGGAACTGAAGACCGGCCCCGGCGGAAGCTACGCGCGGTTGGAGGAGGCCGGCCATCAGATCATCCGCTTCCGCGAGGAACTGCTGGCGCGCATGCCCTCCCCCGAAGAGGTTCGGAACCTTCGACTGCCCGCCGGGGTGCCGGTCGTACGACTGCGCCGGACCGCTCTCACCGAGGATGGGCCTGTCGAGGTGTTCGAGAGCGTCATGGCGGGGGACCGGTTCACCTTCACCTACGAATTCGACGCGCCTGAGTAG
- a CDS encoding helix-turn-helix domain-containing protein, giving the protein MLDQRSEAAVIQIVRSALSQIPTAPAKEAPKGLMSVNEVAKAFGVSRETVRRLCVTGRMPALDCGSGDQANFRIPRAFVERAMGEVENGRSVTMSDLTTEWQAGLAVAS; this is encoded by the coding sequence ATGCTCGACCAGCGTAGCGAGGCAGCGGTCATTCAGATCGTGCGTTCCGCCCTCTCGCAGATCCCCACCGCCCCCGCGAAGGAGGCGCCGAAGGGCCTCATGAGCGTGAACGAGGTCGCGAAGGCCTTCGGCGTCTCCCGCGAGACGGTCCGCCGCCTGTGCGTCACGGGCCGTATGCCCGCGCTCGACTGCGGCTCCGGCGACCAGGCCAACTTCCGCATCCCGCGCGCGTTCGTCGAGCGCGCCATGGGCGAGGTGGAGAACGGCCGCAGCGTCACCATGAGCGACCTGACCACCGAGTGGCAGGCCGGTCTGGCGGTGGCGTCGTGA
- a CDS encoding cell division protein FtsK codes for MAEIYPNSAEQDATAGATVLAFPNRGTADAPGYGDGLDVPEWLNQPKQDTPPATEQTENPDAQPAAPAWQALRNARAVSRQAVAVLRWLLAHRATKFGARQAAFILAGVRIGLRRAWESRTTTTHQAQMRAATAAGDHESALEWEARASKFRTERHARRMELLTMPVRIAAGIAHGIIAAVLILSVIGVALWAKTDHVGAVTAPFTATFNVLCAIGAIANATWRPTLEALPVLATVAAWVAGRNARELPAWLSAANVDQDAPASVPDEGAITEALRNLNLAPLNKAFKAGWKPRWVSPTVRSGNGYHTQLQLPQGVTVEMVGTGKTKTVLAHNLLRTPIEVWPTEPTGKPGVLDLWVADSGSLTAKVPPYPLIEDTGATVDYFDKRGVPVALSQRGEIVRAPLMAKNYMVGGIMGTGKSSFTRNLLCGAMQDPLVDIGVYVMAFNADYDLMQPRLSVLVKGDEDEQILAALNELRWLKDQVTRRGKLLEQYGETAVTRKLAMKDKRLRPLVRVFDECHELFEHPKHGKEAADLAIKVLKKARKCAMTLVFVTVSPTATSIPKDVTRNTSNRVAFAVGDHVANDGLLGTGKHKAGITATTLNPATDIGTALTIGFSTNAFELVRMYFISADDGNDQVTPLVARAMKALDKAGMSPADVADAEPDADQARDLLDDVAAVMGTEALVKSSVVISRLADAHPTEYEGWSQQRLGEELKPFGVIPRKTKDGTMHVDRRQVDAALADRAESAEQEPEEGSDDGEI; via the coding sequence ATGGCCGAGATTTACCCGAACAGCGCCGAGCAGGACGCCACCGCCGGCGCGACCGTGCTGGCCTTCCCCAACCGCGGTACCGCCGACGCGCCGGGCTACGGTGACGGGCTGGACGTGCCGGAGTGGCTGAACCAGCCGAAGCAGGACACGCCGCCCGCCACCGAGCAGACCGAGAACCCGGACGCGCAGCCCGCTGCGCCCGCCTGGCAGGCCCTCCGCAACGCACGCGCTGTCTCGCGTCAGGCCGTGGCGGTGCTGCGGTGGCTGCTGGCGCACCGCGCGACCAAGTTCGGCGCCCGTCAGGCCGCGTTCATCCTGGCCGGGGTGCGCATCGGGCTGCGCCGGGCGTGGGAGTCCCGCACCACCACAACCCACCAAGCGCAGATGCGCGCCGCGACGGCGGCCGGTGACCACGAATCGGCGCTGGAGTGGGAGGCCCGCGCGTCGAAGTTCCGCACCGAGCGGCACGCGCGGCGTATGGAGCTGCTGACCATGCCGGTGCGCATCGCTGCCGGCATCGCACACGGCATCATCGCCGCGGTGCTGATCCTGTCCGTGATCGGCGTCGCCCTGTGGGCCAAGACCGACCACGTCGGCGCCGTCACGGCGCCGTTTACCGCGACGTTCAACGTGCTGTGCGCCATCGGCGCCATCGCGAACGCCACGTGGCGCCCGACGCTGGAGGCGCTGCCGGTGCTGGCGACCGTCGCGGCGTGGGTGGCTGGCCGCAACGCCCGTGAGCTGCCCGCCTGGCTGTCCGCCGCTAACGTCGACCAGGACGCGCCGGCGTCGGTTCCGGATGAGGGTGCGATCACTGAGGCGCTGCGGAACCTGAACCTGGCACCGCTGAACAAGGCGTTCAAGGCCGGGTGGAAGCCGCGGTGGGTCTCGCCCACGGTGCGCTCCGGCAACGGCTACCACACCCAGCTTCAGCTTCCGCAGGGTGTCACGGTGGAGATGGTCGGCACCGGCAAGACCAAGACGGTGCTGGCGCACAACCTGCTGCGCACCCCGATCGAGGTCTGGCCCACCGAACCCACCGGCAAGCCCGGCGTGCTGGACCTGTGGGTGGCCGACTCCGGCTCGCTCACCGCGAAAGTTCCGCCGTATCCGCTGATCGAGGACACCGGCGCCACGGTGGACTACTTCGACAAGCGCGGCGTGCCGGTCGCCCTATCGCAGCGCGGCGAGATCGTCCGTGCGCCGCTGATGGCCAAGAACTACATGGTCGGCGGCATCATGGGCACCGGCAAGTCCTCGTTCACGCGGAACCTGCTGTGTGGGGCGATGCAAGACCCGCTGGTAGACATCGGCGTGTACGTCATGGCGTTCAACGCCGACTATGACCTGATGCAGCCGCGGCTGTCGGTGCTGGTCAAGGGCGACGAGGACGAACAGATCCTGGCGGCGCTGAACGAACTGCGGTGGCTGAAGGACCAGGTCACACGACGCGGGAAGCTTCTGGAGCAGTACGGCGAGACCGCCGTGACCCGCAAGCTCGCCATGAAGGACAAGCGGCTGCGTCCGCTGGTGCGGGTCTTCGACGAATGCCACGAGCTGTTCGAGCACCCCAAACACGGCAAGGAAGCTGCGGACCTGGCCATCAAGGTGCTGAAGAAGGCGCGCAAGTGCGCGATGACGTTGGTGTTCGTCACCGTGTCGCCGACAGCGACCAGCATCCCGAAGGATGTCACGCGCAACACGTCCAACCGGGTGGCGTTCGCCGTGGGTGACCACGTCGCCAACGACGGGCTGTTGGGCACGGGCAAGCACAAGGCCGGCATCACCGCCACCACGCTCAACCCCGCAACCGACATCGGCACCGCGCTGACGATCGGGTTCTCGACCAACGCGTTCGAGCTGGTGCGGATGTACTTCATCAGCGCCGACGACGGCAACGACCAGGTCACGCCGCTTGTGGCACGGGCGATGAAGGCACTGGACAAGGCGGGGATGTCGCCGGCCGACGTCGCCGACGCCGAGCCGGACGCCGACCAGGCGCGGGACCTGCTGGACGACGTCGCCGCGGTCATGGGCACTGAGGCGCTGGTGAAGTCCTCCGTGGTCATCTCCCGACTCGCCGACGCGCACCCGACCGAGTACGAGGGCTGGTCGCAACAGCGGCTCGGCGAGGAACTGAAGCCGTTCGGGGTGATCCCGCGCAAGACCAAGGACGGCACCATGCACGTCGATCGCCGACAGGTGGACGCCGCCTTGGCCGACCGTGCCGAGAGTGCCGAGCAGGAGCCCGAAGAGGGCTCGGACGACGGCGAAATCTAG
- a CDS encoding bifunctional DNA primase/polymerase, translating into MTSPDDALMVAALKYAARGWPVLWLSRDKRPLANCRECKNPTPEHIQACGCLVCHGPYAASTDPERIAAMRACSPRGLLALATGAASGLVVVDIDPAHGGRLIPDLMPQTAHVITGSDGLHLYYRHPGVPIPSTQGRVAPGVDVRGDPGYAVLPPCIHPRTKRPYRWGTGHPVEMPPALVAASLPAPAAVPTFKPTGPIRSASGITSPTALLDALLGKVAAAPEGRRRATLFGASVGVGRMVAAGALSAHDGYEALYAAGLAAGQTHREAHAAIVGGFRTEGVTP; encoded by the coding sequence ATGACGTCGCCCGACGATGCGCTGATGGTGGCCGCGCTGAAGTACGCCGCGCGTGGCTGGCCGGTGCTGTGGCTGTCCCGGGACAAGCGTCCGTTGGCGAACTGCCGGGAGTGCAAGAACCCGACGCCAGAGCACATTCAGGCATGCGGCTGCCTGGTGTGCCACGGACCCTACGCCGCATCCACGGACCCGGAACGGATCGCCGCCATGCGCGCCTGCTCCCCGCGCGGTCTGCTGGCGCTGGCCACCGGCGCCGCCTCAGGGCTGGTGGTGGTGGACATCGACCCCGCCCACGGCGGCCGGCTCATCCCGGACCTGATGCCCCAGACCGCGCACGTGATCACCGGCTCGGACGGGCTGCACCTGTACTACCGGCACCCCGGCGTGCCGATCCCGTCCACACAGGGCCGGGTGGCACCGGGCGTGGACGTGCGCGGCGATCCCGGCTATGCGGTGCTGCCGCCCTGTATCCACCCCCGGACCAAACGGCCCTACCGGTGGGGAACTGGTCACCCCGTTGAGATGCCCCCGGCGTTGGTCGCCGCCAGTCTGCCCGCGCCGGCCGCCGTGCCGACGTTCAAGCCCACCGGCCCGATCCGCTCGGCGAGCGGCATCACCTCGCCCACGGCGCTGCTGGATGCGCTGCTGGGCAAGGTCGCCGCCGCCCCGGAAGGTCGCCGCCGGGCGACGCTGTTCGGCGCGTCCGTCGGGGTCGGGCGGATGGTCGCCGCCGGCGCCTTGTCCGCCCACGACGGATACGAAGCCCTGTACGCCGCCGGGCTCGCCGCCGGCCAGACCCACCGCGAAGCACACGCCGCCATCGTCGGCGGCTTCCGCACCGAAGGCGTCACACCATGA